The proteins below come from a single Sorghum bicolor cultivar BTx623 chromosome 4, Sorghum_bicolor_NCBIv3, whole genome shotgun sequence genomic window:
- the LOC8066369 gene encoding uncharacterized protein LOC8066369 codes for MENSGSRTPFGDNTNTTNGGRSRVRKRETDSARWHGMSQEKRDDTNRKRREAYKRRKERKEQHLCIENTNDGVDASNKENIDPTETDDWLHKDDSFHAKNIDDELISNQLPGGEVITARNMVMNYQKQSQCTQEQIMAHRASSMKSHANMTHAQREQRKKRQKLYNQAPSRKEAMKVTTNRFREIRRHTLNSESIAMENPHFNPTMEWPIANSSGPQGPTISPSDWTIPESSATPICFPPQVKEETYDDEDECGDIPSGHTTHRQNVPSGQRHVLLAHRNTMFERRIGQSTGVSNNDGEDHKDENMPLPQSTMTNNESARPSNQLASATPEQPLFDDTDDDEGDIFEDDEEEDEGYLFAGQEESDDDVQSDTTEEDTTSNLEGPDPYEVVYSNMPRETHMLKPVPDCKHCGAKRFPKEPPGFCCRSGKVELNAPVIPNQLMRLWTSSDADARHFRNNIRFFNGHFSFTSLYCRLDSATANIRNSGIYTFRAHGMIYHNIRSFGREDGKEPRHLELYFYDDDPSLEYRYRRCREEQYQKDKEVINRLVAILRENPYSQHLRSLGNTEHLEDYRVTLNLDQRLDQRTYNVPMASEVAAVWIEGSELLGQFQNSVVLHGKDRSRHGIRSYHGCYDALSYPLFFPRGELGWHMDIPKKGVTMEDVNTARALRKARSGIEEEETGLYIFLYFSCISNHYHMNTSNTIVFSDSPGNLCVSVRDYYCYKFQIRPGIFNPILYGKRLFQQFAVDTYIKIESSRLDYIRNHQTEIRADLYQGLVDSLHAGEGRSEAVGKRTVMPSSFIGGPRDMRRRYMDAMALVRRFGKPDIFLTMTCNPKWDEITRELYPGQTPQDRPDLIDRVFRAKLEELKHMLLKKDILGKVRAHVYVVEFQKRGLPHAHFLLIMDRRYKITCPEQYDLLISAELPNKKKYPDLYKMVTKHMMHGPCGVLNRNCPCTKGRESCKNRYPRPFCDATLQGKDSYPVYRRRDNGRKEKVRGHELDNRWVVPYNPYLLRLFNCHINVEACGSIKAVKYLFKYIYKGHDRTSVAVREADKEDNEGNIDEIKQYRDARWVTPPEALWRIYGFDISDRSPSVLSLQLHLPNMHMVSFYQREGVRRVLNRPGVERSMLTAYFEKNNTSEHARGILYRDFPEYYKWDSQGKQWIRRAQKNHLRQIGRVVCANPAEGERYYLRVLLNHVAGATSFTDLRTVSGELLPTFREAAERRGLIEADNTLHEGLAEATLWMMPYALRRLFATILVFCEPSDVIELWEKHKEAMSEDYRRNNQSSFAVEQMVLIDIRKLLESMQKDIKMYPLPDIDDTYDPSGDIPREIFEEASVEASIDDMALSKTLNEEQQAAYNEIMSAVDSDNGGLFFVDGPGGTGKTYLYRALLATIRSQNKIVVATATSGVAASIMPGGRTAHSRFKIPLTLDDGAFCTFTKQSGTAKLLRTTSLIIWDEVTMMKRQGVEALDNSLRDIMDRPNLPFGGKTVVFGGDFRQVLPVVRRGSRAQIVGASLRMSYLWNSMRHLKLVQNMRAKSDPWFAEYLLRIGGGSEEANCDDEIHLPDDICIPQTGKDNDLDTLIDYIFPALNANMSNKSYITSRAILSARNDWVDMINMKMISRFQGDEMVYHSFDSAVDDPHNYYPSEFLNTLTPNDDEMFPFQFKRKQFPIRLSFAMTINKAQGQTIPNSHCQIEY; via the exons ATGGAGAATAGCGGTTCACGTACACCATTCGGAGACAACACCAACACTACCAATGGAG GAAGATCTAGAGTTCGCAAAAGGGAGACAGATAGCGCTCGATGGCACGGAATGTCTCAAGAGAAAAGGGACGATACAAATAGAAAACGTCGAGAAGCGTATAAAAGAAGAAAGGAGAGAAAGGAGCAACACCTATGTATCGAAAATACCAATG ATGGTGTGGATGCATCAAACAAGGAAAATATTGATCCTACTGAAACAGATGATTGGTTGCATAAGGATGATTCATTCCATGCAAAAAacattgatgatgaacttataTCCAATCAGTTACCAG GTGGTGAGGTAATTACTGCTCGCAACATGGTTATGAATTATCAAAAGCAATCACAATGCACCCAGGAGCAAATCATGGCTCATCGTGCGTCGTCTATGAAGAGCCATGCAAACATGACACATGCACAACGGGAACAAAGGAAAAAGCGACAAAAGCTTTACAATCAAGCTCCATCTCGTAAAGAGGCAATGAAAGTTACTACAAACCGCTTTAGGGAGATACGGAGACACACCTTAAATAGTGAGTCCATCGCAATGGAGAACCCACACTTTAATCCAACGATGGAGTGGCCCATTGCAAACTCATCCGGGCCTCAGGGTCCCACAATAAGCCCCAGTGATTGGACTATCCCAGAATCCAGTGCAACACCTATTTGCTTCCCCCCACAAGTGAAAGAGGAGACatatgatgatgaagatgaatgCGGTGATATACCATCTGGTCACACGACACATAGACAAAATGTACCATCTGGGCAAAGACATGTATTGTTAGCGCATCGTAACACTATGTTCGAGCGCCGCATCGGTCAAAGCACAGGAGTATCTAATAATGATGGTGAAGACCACAAGGATGAAAATATGCCCTTACCTCAGTCAACTATGACGAACAACG AAAGCGCTAGACCAAGCAATCAACTTGCTTCAGCTACACCTGAACAACCATTATTTGATGATACAG ATGATGATGAGGGCGATATATTTGAAGATGATGAGGAAGAGGATGAGGGATACTTGTTTGCTGGTCAAG AGGAATCAGATGACGATGTCCAAAGTGATACTACCGAGGAAGACACGACTTCTAACCTTGAAGGACCTGACCCGTATGAAGTGGTGTATAGTAACATGCCTAGGGAGACACACATGCTAAAACCTGTCCCAGATTGCAAACATTGTGGAGCAAAGAGGTTTCCAAAAGAACCTCCTGGGTTTTGTTGTCGCagcgggaaggttgagctgaatGCGCCCGTCATACCAAACCAGCTTATGAGGCTTTGGACAAGCTCTGACGCGGATGCTAGGCACTTTCGTAACAATATCAGATTTTTCAATGGCCACTTCTCTTTCACTTCCCTGTATTGTCGCCTCGACAGTGCTACTGCTAACATTAGAAACAGCGGCATATATACTTTTCGTGCACATGGCATGATCTATCACAACATAAGGTCATTTGGGAGAGAAGATGGTAAGGAGCCCAGGCATCTTGAGCTTTACTTCTATGATGACGATCCGAGCCTTGAGTACCGGTACCGAAGGTGTCGTGAAGAGCAGTATCAAAAAGATAAAGAAGTTATAAATAGACTGGTGGCCATCCTTCGTGAAAACCCGTACTCACAACATTTGAGGAGTCTGGGGAACACTGAACACCTCGAGGACTATCGTGTGACACTTAACCTCGATCAGCGATTGGACCAAAGGACATACAACGTGCCGATGGCTTCAGAGGTGGCTGCTGTTTGGATCGAGGGTAGTGAACTCCTTGGTCAATTTCAGAATAGTGTTGTCCTACATGGGAAAGATAGGAGTAGGCATGGCATCCGATCATACCATGGATGCTATGATGCTCTTTCATACCCACTCTTTTTCCCTAGAGGTGAGCTTGGATGGCATATGGATATCCCAAAGAAAGGTGTTACTATGGAGGATGTCAACACGGCTCGTGCCCTGCGTAAGGCTCGTAGTGgtattgaagaagaagaaacagGTTTGTATATCTTCTTGTACTTTTCATGCATATCAAACCATTATCACATGAACACCTCTAATACCATAGTTTTTTCAGACTCTCCGGGAAATTTATGTGTTTCTGTGCGTGACTACTACTGCTACAAGTTCCAGATACGACCAGGAATATTTAATCCCATACTTTATGGCAAGCGTCTTTTTCAACAATTTGCAGTGGACACATACATCAAAATCGAGAGTTCTCGATTGGATTACATACGCAATCATCAAACTGAGATTAGGGCTGATCTCTACCAAGGATTGGTTGATAGCCTACATGCTGGTGAGGGTAGATCAGAAGCTGTTGGAAAGCGGACAGTGATGCCTTCATCGTTTATCGGAGGCCCGAGGGACATGAGACGTAGATACATGGATGCCATGGCACTGGTGCGAAGGTTTGGAAAACCAGATATATTCCTGACTATGACATGTAATCCAAAGTGGGATGAGATCACACGTGAGTTGTACCCTGGACAAACACCACAGGATCGTCCAGACCTTATTGATCGGGTCTTTAGGGCAAAACTAGAAGAGCTTAAGCACATGTTGTTAAAAAAGGATATCCTTGGAAAGGTTCGTGCACACGTGTATGTTGTGGAGTTCCAGAAGAGGGGTCTACCGCATGCACATTTTTTGCTAATCATGGACAGACGCTACAAGATCACGTGCCCAGAGCAGTACGACCTTCTCATCTCTGCCGAACTCCCAAACAAGAAGAAGTATCCAGACTTGTATAAAATGGTTACAAAGCATATGATGCATGGACCTTGTGGAGTACTTAATCGCAATTGTCCGTGCACAAAGGGCCGTGAATCATGCAAGAACCGTTACCCACGACCTTTCTGTGATGCCACATTACAGGGCAAGGATTCATACCCAGTTTATAGACGACGAGACAAtggtagaaaagaaaaagttcgCGGACACGAGCTTGACAATAGATGGGTCGTGCCTTATAACCCATACCTCCTACGTTTGTTCAACTGCCACATCAATGTTGAGGCGTGTGGGAGCATCAAGGCCGTGAAGTATTTGTTTAAGTACATTTACAAGGGTCATGACCGCACGTCTGTGGCTGTGAGAGAGGCTGACAAGGAGGACAATGAAGGAAACATCGATGAGATCAAACAGTACAGGGATGCTAGATGGGTAACTCCACCAGAAGCCTTGTGGAGGATATATGGTTTTGATATAAGTGATAGGTCCCCTTCGGTGTTGTCCTTGCAGCTCCATCTTCCTAATATGCACATGGTGTCATTTTACCAGCGCGAGGGTGTTCGACGTGTGCTTAATCGTCCAGGTGTTGAAAGGTCGATGCTCACAGCCTACTTTGAGAAGAACAACACATCTGAACATGCTCGCGGTATATTGTATCGAGACTTTCCTGAGTACTATAAGTGGGACTCACAAGGAAAACAATGGATTAGGAGGGCACAAAAGAATCATTTAAGACAGATTGGAAGAGTTGTATGTGCCAATCCGGCTGAAGGGGAGCGTTACTATCTTAGGGTGCTTCTAAACCACGTGGCTGGTGCTACCTCGTTCACTGATCTAAGGACAGTGTCTGGCGAACTACTACCAACTTTCCGTGAAGCTGCAGAAAGAAGGGGCCTCATTGAAGCGGACAACACGCTGCACGAGGGCCTTGCTGAAGCTACTCTGTGGATGATGCCATATGCACTACGAAGGCTGTTTGCAACAATTTTGGTTTTCTGTGAGCCGAGTGATGTAATAGAACTCTGGGAAAAGCATAAGGAGGCAATGTCAGAGGACTACAGGCGCAATAACCAATCTAGCTTTGCAGTGGAGCAGATGGTCCTCATAGATATTCGAAAGTTGTTAGAATCAATGCAGAAGGACATAAAGATGTACCCACTTCCTGATATCGATGACACATATGATCCATCCGGTGATATTCCTAGGGAGATTTTTGAGGAGGCTAGCGTTGAGGCAAGCATTGATGACATGGCACTATCAAAGACTCTTAACGAGGAGCAGCAGGCAGCCTATAACGAGATTATGTCTGCTGTTGATAGCGATAATGGGGGTTTGTTCTTTGTGGATGGACCTGGTGGCACAGGAAAGACTTATCTATATAGGGCCCTACTTGCTACTATACGTAGTCAGAACAAGATTGTCGTGGCAACAGCAACATCTGGTGTTGCTGCGTCAATAATGCCGGGTGGTAGAACCGCCCACTCGCGCTTCAAGATTCCCCTCACCCTCGATGATGGGGCCTTTTGCACCTTTACAAAACAGAGCGGTACTGCTAAGCTGCTTCGGACCACATCCCTTATTATTTGGGATGAGGTGACGATGATGAAGAGGCAAGGTGTCGAGGCGCTAGACAACAGCCTCCGTGATATCATGGATCGTCCTAACCTGCCATTTGGGGGCAAGACTGTGGTGTTTGGTGGAGATTTTAGGCAAGTTCTTCCAGTTGTTCGAAGAGGGTCTAGGGCTCAAATAGTTGGTGCCTCACTACGGATGTCGTACCTTTGGAATTCCATGCGACATCTCAAATTGGTGCAAAACATGAGGGCAAAGAGCGATCCATGGTTTGCAGAATACTTGCTACGCATCGGGGGAGGCTCAGAGGAGGCTAATTGTGATGATGAAATCCACCTTCCTGATGATATATGCATTCCACAGACTGGGAAAGACAATGATCTTGATACATTAATTGACTACATATTCCCTGCCCTCAATGCTAATATGTCAAACAAGAGCTACATCACCTCACGAGCAATATTATCTGCACGGAATGACTGGGTTGATATGATTAACATGAAGATGATAAGTCGTTTCCAAGGAGATGAGATGGTGTACCATAGCTTTGATAGTGCAGTGGATGATCCTCATAACTATTACCCATCTGAGTTCCTCAACACTTTGACCCCCAACG ATGATGAGATGTTCCCGTTCCAGTTTAAGAGGAAGCAGTTTCCTATTAGACTCAGTTTTGCCATGACGATTAACAAAGCACAGGGGCAGACTATCCCCAAT AGCCACTGCCAGATCGAATATTAG